AACTATGGCGAATCGCTGGCGTTTTATCCCGCACCTGCAGCGTTACCGCTGGCGCATTCACTGCCCTAGGCAACAGTTCCATGTCGCACTCGGCCCGCTTCGGCGGGCCTTTTTTTGTTCAGTTTGCGGTGGCCAGCCAGCGGCATTCAATGGCGACAAAAAACCGGGAGAATGGGGTCAATAATGTCAGCCAGCCTGCCGCAATTCCGGCCCCGTTGGCGAGCATATCGTAGTAATCCATGTAGCGAAGCGGGTGGAAACTCTGGGCAAACTCCAGGCCCGCCCCAAGGGCAAACAACCCGAGGGCGATCAGCCAGTGCCGGTGTTTCGGGTAGAGCTGCAGGAACC
Above is a window of Gammaproteobacteria bacterium DNA encoding:
- a CDS encoding VanZ family protein, which translates into the protein MIDNLDEKQLPEKRLVWLSLAWGWVFAVIYLSLTAINLPTVVEWQDKVGHVAMYGVPMWWFLQLYPKHRHWLIALGLFALGAGLEFAQSFHPLRYMDYYDMLANGAGIAAGWLTLLTPFSRFFVAIECRWLATAN